A window from Sulfurovum sp. TSL1 encodes these proteins:
- a CDS encoding MalY/PatB family protein produces the protein MFEAISRQGTHSMKWDEAKKKFGTNDLLPLWVADMDLASPACVQEAMVKRASHPLYGYTVYPDAYYASIQNWMQERFSWEIEKEWIIPCYGVVPSLNFIISAYTKEGDGILIQTPIYPPFVSSVKHQKRRVLDNRLVYENGRYHIDFEDFGRKAKEAKLFLLCSPHNPTGRVWSEEELGKIIEICIENDVLIISDEIHADIVYEKTHHSIGSFEKIMHYCVVLNAPSKTFNVAGLNTSYAIIPDTRLRQAYSVEQDRSGITNGNPFGIEALMSAYREGAPWLEQLKEHLRSNISYVNGFLKTHQLPIKAVPTESTFLMWLDCRGMGLSHAQLVDFFLHQAKLGLNDGQSFGKAGEGFMRLNVGTSKEVLSEAMQRLLNAYKEAC, from the coding sequence ATGTTTGAAGCGATCAGCCGTCAAGGGACACACAGCATGAAATGGGATGAGGCCAAGAAAAAATTCGGTACAAATGATCTGCTTCCTCTTTGGGTTGCGGATATGGACCTGGCTTCTCCGGCATGTGTACAGGAGGCAATGGTGAAAAGGGCTTCCCACCCTCTGTACGGTTATACTGTCTATCCGGATGCCTATTATGCATCGATACAGAACTGGATGCAAGAGCGTTTTTCATGGGAGATAGAAAAAGAGTGGATCATTCCTTGTTACGGTGTGGTGCCCTCTTTGAACTTCATTATCTCCGCCTATACGAAAGAGGGTGATGGGATACTCATACAGACACCGATATACCCGCCTTTTGTAAGTTCTGTCAAGCATCAAAAAAGAAGGGTACTTGATAACAGACTGGTGTATGAAAACGGCAGGTATCACATAGATTTTGAAGACTTTGGGCGTAAGGCCAAAGAAGCCAAACTCTTTTTACTCTGTTCGCCGCATAATCCGACCGGACGGGTATGGTCTGAAGAGGAATTGGGAAAGATCATTGAGATCTGCATAGAGAATGATGTCCTCATCATTTCTGATGAGATCCATGCGGATATTGTCTATGAGAAAACACATCACAGCATTGGCAGTTTTGAGAAGATCATGCATTATTGCGTTGTTTTGAATGCCCCTTCCAAAACATTTAACGTTGCAGGGTTGAACACCTCTTATGCGATCATTCCTGATACCAGGCTGCGTCAAGCTTACAGTGTTGAACAGGACAGATCAGGCATTACCAATGGAAACCCGTTTGGTATCGAAGCGTTGATGAGCGCCTACAGGGAAGGTGCGCCATGGTTGGAACAGCTCAAAGAGCACTTACGCTCAAACATCAGTTATGTCAACGGATTTTTAAAAACGCATCAACTGCCTATCAAGGCAGTCCCTACAGAATCGACCTTTTTAATGTGGCTTGACTGTAGAGGCATGGGACTGTCCCATGCCCAACTGGTCGATTTCTTTTTACATCAAGCCAAACTCGGGCTGAATGACGGTCAAAGTTTTGGTAAGGCAGGAGAAGGTTTTATGAGGTTAAATGTGGGGACATCCAAAGAAGTGCTCAGTGAAGCGATGCAGCGACTGCTTAATGCCTACAAGGAAGCGTGTTGA
- the dacB gene encoding D-alanyl-D-alanine carboxypeptidase/D-alanyl-D-alanine-endopeptidase — translation MLRSLFVYVILSLWLYALPQVINEEIRRSGISKKDISIYIKEAGQHGKVVASLNASKSRTPASVIKVLTTYASVLKLGFDYRWPTKFYTTGKVQNGVLQGDLLIKGFGDPTLNAKDLEKIVSAIRAEGIRQISGDIVIDRSYFKVGSQDTSGFDENLYSAYNAMPDAMMFNERVVTVCVIPKEKRVHKKDADESYRVVDQLEHVNKPCRGKYSWPRVKIDKSEVVPTVFLQGKISKRCGKRNICQVITKPYKSFYYALKDRLAQEGVAVRGGLKLHKIPQEAKALFTHYSEPLEEIIAETSKESNNLYARHLLLLLGAKLYGAPATVEKGRDAIKYILDSRGALGEGKLEIDNGSGLSRTSKMNAKLLAKMYDDAYDRYGSRWMETLSIAGVDGTIKRRFRHTVVKNRAWMKTGTLRRVKNIGGYVKNRAGKFYTAVIIINSSKAKYRGAKLQDEIVKWLAKSTAKPGISSTVPTSVKTIQQKMPASESLFSNVKTKRVAVMKQESKENTVQYYIQVGSFSSMPNKTYLAKISTLGLPYKVRRAENYKVLIGGYRDEKSARAVLEKVRRDINVRAFIVKL, via the coding sequence GTGTTGAGAAGTCTGTTTGTCTATGTGATCCTGTCCCTATGGCTCTATGCACTGCCTCAGGTCATCAATGAAGAGATACGCAGATCAGGGATCTCGAAAAAAGATATCAGTATCTATATTAAAGAAGCGGGTCAACATGGAAAGGTCGTGGCTTCACTCAATGCTTCCAAAAGCAGGACCCCTGCATCCGTGATCAAAGTACTGACCACCTATGCCTCGGTACTGAAGCTCGGTTTTGATTACCGTTGGCCTACGAAATTCTACACTACTGGGAAAGTACAAAACGGCGTGCTTCAAGGGGATCTGCTTATTAAAGGATTCGGCGACCCTACTTTAAATGCCAAGGACCTTGAGAAGATCGTCTCGGCTATACGTGCAGAAGGGATACGCCAGATCAGCGGTGATATCGTGATAGACAGAAGCTACTTTAAAGTGGGGAGTCAAGACACTTCAGGTTTTGACGAAAATCTTTACAGTGCCTATAATGCCATGCCCGATGCGATGATGTTCAACGAGCGTGTGGTCACCGTCTGTGTGATCCCCAAAGAAAAGAGAGTCCATAAAAAAGATGCGGATGAAAGTTACAGAGTGGTCGATCAATTGGAACATGTCAACAAACCCTGCAGAGGAAAATACTCCTGGCCAAGGGTGAAAATTGACAAGAGTGAAGTGGTCCCTACGGTGTTTCTTCAAGGAAAGATCTCCAAACGATGCGGAAAACGGAATATCTGCCAAGTCATCACCAAACCCTATAAGTCATTCTATTATGCACTGAAAGATAGATTGGCTCAAGAGGGGGTAGCTGTAAGAGGCGGCTTGAAATTACATAAGATACCTCAAGAGGCAAAAGCACTTTTTACCCACTACTCAGAGCCTTTGGAAGAGATCATTGCTGAGACATCCAAGGAGAGCAATAACCTCTATGCAAGACATCTACTGCTTCTTTTGGGCGCAAAACTCTATGGTGCTCCCGCTACAGTGGAGAAAGGAAGAGATGCGATCAAATATATATTGGATTCAAGAGGTGCATTAGGTGAAGGAAAATTAGAGATCGATAACGGAAGCGGTCTTTCACGTACTTCAAAAATGAATGCAAAACTCTTGGCGAAAATGTATGATGATGCCTATGACCGTTACGGATCCAGATGGATGGAGACACTCTCTATAGCAGGCGTGGACGGTACCATCAAACGCCGTTTTAGACATACCGTGGTAAAAAATCGTGCATGGATGAAGACAGGGACACTGAGACGAGTGAAAAATATAGGCGGGTATGTCAAGAACAGGGCAGGAAAATTCTATACGGCTGTCATCATCATCAACAGTTCCAAGGCAAAATACCGCGGAGCCAAACTGCAAGATGAGATCGTGAAATGGCTGGCCAAAAGTACGGCGAAACCGGGCATATCATCTACCGTACCCACCTCTGTCAAAACGATTCAACAGAAAATGCCTGCATCAGAATCATTATTCAGCAATGTCAAAACAAAAAGAGTAGCTGTAATGAAGCAGGAAAGCAAAGAGAACACTGTCCAGTATTATATTCAAGTGGGGTCTTTTTCCAGCATGCCCAACAAAACATATTTAGCAAAGATAAGCACTTTAGGATTACCTTACAAGGTACGCCGTGCAGAGAATTATAAAGTACTTATAGGTGGCTATAGAGATGAAAAAAGTGCAAGAGCAGTGTTGGAAAAAGTACGCAGAGATATCAATGTCAGGGCATTTATAGTAAAGTTGTAG